Part of the Allofrancisella frigidaquae genome is shown below.
TTAGGAATAGGAGATAAATTGTTTGCTATTCCTCTAACAGCTTTTGAAATAGATACAGCTAATAAACAGTTTAAGCTTGATAAGTCAAAAGAAGATTTAGAAAAAGCTCCTGGTTTTGATAAAAATAATTGGCCAAAACCTGACTCTTCTTATTGGACAGGAGATACCTTAGCAGAATTTTATAATCTCTAATATCCTAGAAGGCTTACTAACTTCTCTAAGGCATTTTCTACAAATTTAAAATCTTATTTTTTTTAAAAAAGGGGAATAACATGAAACAATCTGAAGAAAATATTCAAGAAGAGCAGCCCGGTTTAACTTCTAAGATGAAGATTAAACCTGTACATATCTATAAAGGCTATAGTTCTGCAAATAAGCTTAAAGGTAAAGTTGCTCTTATTACAGGTGGTGATAGTGGGATAGGGAAAGCTGTGGCATTACATTTTGTAAAGGAGGGCGCAAAAGTTGCTTTTACTTATCACACTCGAGAAGAAGATGATGCTAGAAAGACTTTAGAAGAACTAAGAAAGATAGCTAACGCTAAAGATGATATATTAGCAGTAGAAATTGATGTTAAAGATAGTAGCCAATGCTATGAGTTTGTTGAAAAATCATACGAACATTTTGGAAGTATTGATGTGCTAGTGAATAATGCAGCTGTACAATTTCCTCAAAACGATTTCCTTGATATATCAGAAGAGCAGTTAAAAGAAACTTTTGAAACTAACTTTTATCACTATGTGTATATGATAAAAGCAGCCTTAAAGCATATGCAAAAAGGAGCTAGCATAATAAATACTACCTCTGTTACTGCTTATAAAGGCAGGCCTGACTTAATCGACTATTCTTCTACAAAAGGAGCTATTGTAGCACTTACACGTTCTTTAGCTAAAAATATAATTAAAAATGGTATAAGAGTAAACGCAGTAGCTCCAGGACCGGTGTGGACTCCTTTAATACCCTCAAGTTTTAGCAAAGAAAAAGTCAAAAATTTTGGAGAAAGTACTTTGCTAGATGAGCTAGCGCAACCTGCGGATATAGCTCCTGCTTATGTATTTCTTGCTAACGAGGTAGAGAGTAAATATTTCATCGGTCAAGTGCTTCATCCTAATGGTGGAGAGATCGTAAATGGTTAAGGGAGGAGTGAGATGCCCTATAATGCATTAAGTGAATTACCAAAAGGGGTACAGAATGTCCTTCCAAAACATGCTCAAGAAATTTATAAAGAAGCTTTTAATAACGCTTGGGATGAGTATAAGGATGAATCAAAAAGAAGAACCGATGAAGATAGAGAAACAGTATCACATCAGGTAGCTTGGACAGCAGTTAAACAAAAGTATTACAAAGACCAACAAACTGGGAGTTGGTATAAAAAGTAACTTATTATCTAGGCCTTAAATAGTCGTTTTATAGAAAACCAATTTTTAGCATACATAATGATAACAAATATAGCCTACTAGTTATAAAGTAGTATTAACTGGAATAGCTTAAAATCAAACTATTCCTGTGGATTACGTGGTCAATTCTAACTGAATGATGTACTCTTTTTTAGCGAGTTAGCTATAGGTTTTTTGGTTTTGCGATAAACGTTCTTAATTGAAAAAATTTTTAGGAGTTTCAATCACATGATATAGGGAATATAAATCATATTTATTTTTTTTAATATCAAAAAAGTTTGTTTTTAAGTCTTTTAAATCATTTTCAACGTCGTCAAGTAAATAAAGACCATAATTAGAATTTAAATATAATAAATTATTATCTCTTGTTATGAAAAAAGCAACAGCGTGACCAGAGTTATCTCCTGTTAGTTCTAAAAGATATCCTCCTACATGTGAATTTGAGTATCTAGAATAAATTTCATTTAAAAATTTGGAAGGTTTATATACTTGATCTTCACTTATTTTGATTCTTTGTAGAAATTGTTCTTCTAAAATCGCATCAACATCAAAGTTTTTTTTCTGGAATTTCATTTGTAGAGTTTCTGATCTAACTAAGCTAATATGTACACCATCGCTTTTTAAAAAATAATTATTATTTACGATTGTCTCGTGAAAGAAAGTAACAACTGACCCGAAACAGACACCTTTTCTATCGGCGCCTAAGAAGGCATAACCTAAGTTAGATTTTATACGCTCATGTATTTTTTTTGCCATAGTACTTACCCACAAAGTAATTTTGTTTTTACTGAAGATTATTACGAGTAGCAATTTTATATTGTTTTATTCGTTGGTGTTAATATTTCTGTTAGAAAGTAACTGTCAAAATTTAACAAGCAGAATGAATTAAAGACAGATTTTAACAAGGGGAACGCACAAGAAAGTTCTATAAGTATAAAAAGTAAAATAGCTCATTTTTTTAAAAAAAACAGACGAAAAACATGATTTAAGTTATGAGAAAGAACGTTTATGCCTCTGCTATTTTTTTGTTTTTTTAGCAGCATCGTCAACAGCAGAGCCAGCTTTTTCAGCTGGGCCTCTTGGATCTAATGCCTCTTTAACGTTTTTAGCCCCTTTTTTAGTAGCTTCCCAAGCATCACTAGATTTATCACTAATAAATTCACCAGTATTTTTAGCCCCTTTTTTAGTAGCTTCCCAACCAGCACTAGATTTGTCACTGATAAATCCGCCAGTATTTTTAGCCCCCTGTTTAGTAGCTTCCCAGGCATCTCCAGTTTTTTCAGCTACATATTGGCCTGCATTATCCAATTTTTCACCTACAGCTGCTGCTGGTCCAGCTAAAGAAGTGGATATTAATAATGTAGATAATAGTAATAAAGGTATATTTTTCTTATTCATGATTTATCTCCTTTTGTTTAACACTATACACTGTAAATACTATAAAACTAAGTGTCAAATATTGTACGGCAAAAAATGGCCCTAAAGTTTTAGAAATATCTAGCAATAATATGTGTATATAATTATGTTTGTTTAAAGGGATAAACTAACAGTAAAGTAGGTTTAAATAATATTAGTATTTATTATCACTACTTAAATTCCAGCAAATACTTAAAAGTATAGTCGCTAGTACACAAGAGCTTATTAAAAAAATAAATACAGCGTTCCAGCCAAGGTACGTTGCTATAATCCCTATAACAGCTTGAGCTCCTACTGTTCCTAAAAAATATCCAAATAAACCTGTAAAACCAGCAGCTGTTCCACCAGCTTTCTTAGGCACTAAATCTAGAGCTAATATACCTATTAAAGCGACAGGGCCATATATAAGTACACCCATGGCAGATAGTGATAATAACAATATCCAAGCTGTATCACTATACCAGTAGATAAATAATACAGCTATAAATAAAATCATACAAATAACGCTCACTGGAGCCCTGCGGCTATTAAAGAATCTGTCTGTAATCCAACCAATAACTATAGTTCCGGGAATTGCAGGTAACAAGCCATATCTTGCACAATACACAAAGGCATTTGCTATAGCTATTAGCCATACCCATTTATTATTTAGTACATATTTAAAGAAAATCTCTTTGGCAGTGAATTCTTTTTCTTGATAGCTAGATTGGTTGACATAGCCTTTATAGACTTCTATAGCTGGTAGGCCTACAGATTGTGGAGTATCTGCACCAAATATTAGTATTAAAATAGCGATAGATATACACAAAATACCAGCAACGTAAAAAAGCCCATGCCAGTCATTATTAAATAAATATAGTCCTATAGGTACAACTGCAATTGCTAAAAAACCAGCTCCAACGTTATGAGCAGTATTCCAAATTCCCATTTTTGTACCACGTTCATGCGCGCAAAACCAATGTGTCATGATTCTAGCACAAGCTGGCCAGCCCATACCTTGAGCCCAGCCATTTACAAGCATGATTACAAACATTAGTAAAACACCTAAAGAAAGCACACTCGGAATGATTAGGTTCAATAGACCACTTATTAATAATCCTAGTGCAAGAAAGACTTTGGCATTACTTCTATCTGCTATGTTTCCCATGAGAAACTTACTTACTCCATAAGCTACGCCAAGTCCAGCTCCAATTAAACCTAGCTCATCTGGTGAAAGGGTAGTTATGTATTGTTTAGATACATCAAAACTGCTACGTCCAAAGTAGTATGTAAAGTAGCCAATATATGCCACAAGAAACATTCTTAAACGCCATTGGGGGTATTTAATAGCTATTTTTTTATCATCTAATAAAGGCAATGGCTTAGCAGGTTTTAAAAACTTCATTTTCTATTTTCTAACTCTAAAATATCTTCTTAGTTTAGGGTAAATTTATAGCTTAAACAATTATTTTTTTAACTTGTCAATAAAAAAATATTATATATTTTGCTAACAAATCTTAGTTATTTTGGATTTTAGTACGTAATATATGTGTTTATAAAAATAAGCGGATGTAATATATGCAAAAAAATAAAATTAACACGGTTAACGCCCCACGAGCGATAGGAGCCTATGAGCAAGCAATTGTTGCAGGAAATTTTGTTTATACTTCAGGACAGATAGGCTTAAAACCAGATGGTAATTTAATTAGTGAGTGTATAAAAGAGCAAACTACTCAAGTTATGAAAAACTTAAAAGCTATATTAGAAGCAGCTGGCTCATGTTTAGATAAACTAGTAAAAGTTACTATTTTTATAAAAGATATGAATGAGTTTAGTGTTATTAATGAGATTTATAGCTCATTTTTGGGTAGTAATTATCCAGCTCGATCATGTGTGGAAGTATCAAGACTACCAAAAGATGTAAAAATCGAGATCGAAACAATAGCTATGCTTTGATTTCTAGCTAGATATTTGTAACTTTATTAGTCTACTTTTGCTTAAGGAAATTTGTTAAAAATGAAAATATTTCGTCATTTATATACCCAGGTTCTAATTGGTATTTTTATAGGTGTGATATTAGGTATTTGTGCCCCAAATATAGCTGTTACTCTTAAACCATTGGCTGATGTTTTTATCAGGCTTATCAAGCTTATGATTACACCTATTATATTTCTAACTTTGGTTTCTGGTATTGCTGCTATGAAAGACCTAAAAGCAGTTGGTAAGATAGGGGGAGTAGCATTGCTATATTTTTTTACAGCAACGGTTGTTGCTTTAACAATAGGTATGGTTGTAGCTAATATATTTAAACCAGGTATTAGTTTAAATATAGATCCTAACTCTCTAAATATAAATAGTGCTAAAGCTTATATGGGTAATGTTGAACATGTTGAGGGTATGAAAGATTTTCTTATGAATATCATACCTAACTCTTTTGTTGGAGCATTTAGTAATGGTGATATTCTTCAGGTTTTATTTGTGTCTATATTGTTTGCAGCTGGTCTTATACTTTATGGAGATAAAGGACAACCAATCTTAGAAGGTATCCAATCTTTATCAAAGGTATTTTTTAAAATGATTCATATTGTCATGCATTATTCACCAATAGCGGCTTTTGCAGCTATGGGCTATACTGTAGGGATGTATGGAGCTAGTACATTGCTTGGGCTATTAGGCTTATTGCTGTGTTTTTATATTACTTGTTTATTGTTTTTATTGGTATTTTTGGGCTTAATATTGCGGCTTTACTGTAAAATTAGTGTATTTAAGTTGTTAAATTACATAAAGACAGAAATTTTTATAGTCTTAGGTACATCATCATCTGAATCTGTGCTACCTAACCTAATGGAAAAATTAGAACAGGTAGGGTGTGATAAAGCGATAGTAAGTTTAGTTGTTCCTACTGGATATTCGTTTAACCTTGATGGTACAGCTATATACCTTTCATTAGCAGCTATTTTCATAGCACAAGCTTTAGGTGTGGATCTTACATTACAGCAACAGATATTTATGTTAGTAATTATGATTATTAGCTCTAAAGGAGCAGCAGGTGTGACTGGTAGTGGTTTTATAATACTAGCAACAACTTTAAGCGCTTTAGGAGTTGTGCCTGTAGCTGGTATAGTGATTATATTAGGTATAGATAGATTTATGTCAGAAGGCCGATCTATTACCAATATGATAGGGAATGCTGTGGGTACTATTATAATTTCAAATTGGCAAGGCAAGCTTGATGTTAATCAAGCGAGGTTAGTTTTAAAAGCTAGATTGTAGTCTGAAAGTTTCGAATTAGTTGATAATGAGTATTTTTATAGCTTAACCACCTTATCAAAAGTTTCTAATAGCTTAATATTATGGGTGATAAAAATAACAGTCTTATTTTCCATTAGTTTACATAAGTTATTAAAAACAACTCTTTCAGTTTCTTTATCTAATCCTTCAGTTGGCTCGTCTAGAATTAATATAGGCTTATCTTGTAAAAAAGCTCGTGCTAAGGCAAGGCGTTTTTGTTGGCCTCCTGAAAGATGCTTGCCAAGTTCGCCTGTCCAAGTGTCTAAACCTTTAGGTAAAGATTTTACATAATCAGCTAATAAAACGTCTTCCAAAGCTTGGTAAAGTTCATCATCTGTAGCGTTATCCTTCGCTAATAGTAAGTTTTCTCTAATCGTAGTGTTAAAGATATGTGGAGATTGATTTATAATAGTCATTAGGTTTCTTAGCTGATTTTCACTAAATTCTCGGATATTTGTGCCGCCTACAGATATACCACCTTGCTTGACATCCCAGAACCTTGCTAGAAGATTTATAAGAGTAGATTTACCACTACCTGTTGGAGCCAGTAAAGCTATCTTTTCACCAGTTTTTACCTCAAGTGAAAAATTGTTAAATACTAGTTGGTTATCAATATAGCCGAATGACACTTGATCAAATTTTATATTATAGTTGCTTATAGGCTTGTATTCACCTAAATAGTTAATATCAGGCTTAGAGTTTGTAATATTTAAAATCCTTCTAGCTGCAGATAGGGTTTTACCAAGATATTGGTATGCAAGTGGTAAAGGCATAATTGCTTCAAACATCGCCATAATAGCTAAAAATATTAGAGCAATAAAAGCTCCGTTTATTGAACCTTCATTTGTTAGTTTAACTGCAAATATCGTCACCATGACTATAATTAAACCAAGAGCTAAAGTCATAAGAGCACTACCAAAACCGCTAATAATACTTAGCTTAGCTTCTTGTTGTAATAACTCTAGGTTATGTTGTTTTATCTTCTCAAAATGTTTATTTCCTAAGTCAAATATTTTTAGTTCAGTAAGAGAGTTAATATGCTCAACTATATCAATTTTTAATTCACCACTTTTGTTATTTAAAGAGAGTGATTTCTTAAAAGCTAAAACACTATTAAATAAAGGTATTACAAAGCCAGTAAATAATAAAGCTAAGGTTGTAAAAATAGCTAATGTGAAACTGAAAAAGCTAAATAATACCGCTATAACCAGAGTTGCTAACACAAAAACAACGGTCGGTGAAAGTATACGGATATATAAATTATCTAAAGCTGCAATATCGTTTACTAACCTAGTCAGTAGATCGCCACTTTTATATTTGTATAAATGTGATGGTGCAAGGGGTTCAAGCTTTTGGTAAAACCACACGCGTATGTCTGTGATAATTTTAAAGGTAGCCTCATGAGTAAGTATCCTTTCACCATATCTACTAACAATTCTACCTAAAGAAAATGTTCTCACTCCAGCAGAAGGGTAAAAGTAATTAAATGAAGTGGCTATAGCATAAGCTGTTGTAGCTAGGTACCCTGTATATGATATAAACCAGCCTGATAACGACATAAGTCCAACACCCATTAGTATAGCTGACCATGCTAATAAGGTTCCTAAAAGCATCCATTTAGATTGGTTTTTAAAGAGTTTTATAAAAGGTATTAGGTCTCTCATACAGTCACCTCATTTTTATAAAAGTTGTAAAACTCTCCACTTTCTTTTTCAATTAATTCTTTAAAGCTACCTTGCTGAACAAGTTTGCCATTATCTAATACGTAAATTAGGTCTACACACTCAAGAAAGCTTAATTTATGAGTTAGCATAATAACTGTTTTATCTTGCCAATTAGATTTAAGTGACTCTATAACTTTAGTTTCAGTTTCTTTATCTAGACTGGCTGTTGGCTCATCAAGTATCAGTAAATTATGTGGTTTTAGGTAAGCTCTTGCTAGTGCTAATCTTTGAGCTTGTCCACCTGATATACCAAAGTTTTGCTCACCTATTTGAGTGTCAAGTTTATTGGGTAGTGATTGTATAAAATTGCTTAAACTTGCTTGCTCTATAATTTTGGCTAACCCTTTATCCGAAGCGATGTTATTTGCAAGAATTAGATTATCTTTGATTGAGCCTTTAAATAAGGAGGCATTTTGACCTAGCCAAGAAATATTTCTAAGCCAAGATTTTTCTTGTATTTTTTTAAGCTCTATAGAATCATTAATAATTATATTTCCCTGGTATCCTATAAAGCCAAGGATTGTGTTGATAAGCGTGGTCTTACCAGCACCGCTAGCTCCAACTATAGCGATTTTTTGTTTATTTTGTATTTCTAAAGATACATTATTAATAGCGATTCTATCACCGTATTTTACTGTCAAATTTTGTATATCGATAGTTTTTATAGTATCTACTAGCTCTATATCTTTAGTTTGAGAGTGTGGCTGCATATCAAATATTTTTGCTATCTCTATAGCTGCTCCCACAGCTTCGGCTTTTGCATGATAATGAGTGCTTAGTTCACGTAAAGGCATAAAAAATTCAGGAGCAAGCAAAAGTATAAATAAAGCACCTTGAAGGTTTAAATTATGCAAAGACCACCAGATATTATTCCCAGCTCCAGCATTTATAAAACCCATACCTAAATATATTGCTACCAGTGCTATTGAAGCAGCTGCAAATAGTTCTAAAACAGCAGACGATAAAAAGGCAATCTTTAAGACTTTCATAGTGCGGATTCTATAGTTATCCGAAGCTTGGAAGATCTTGTCACTTTGAGATTTACTTTTATTAAAAAGTTTTAAAGTTGTTAAGCCTTTTAAAGTATCTAAAAATGTTAGACTCATACGGGTTAAACTTTTAAAGTGCTTTTGGCTTTCAGACTCAGCACCTAGACCAACGATTATCATGAATAACGGTATCAAAGGAGCACAAATTAATAAGATAATTCCAGCTACAAAGCTTTGTGGGAATACAAAAGCTAAAATAGCTAATGGTAATAGACCAGACAAAGTTACCTGAGGTAAAAATTTAGTTAAAAAGCCTGTTAATCCTTCGACTTGTTCCATAGCACTACTTATAATATTAGCATTTGATGTTTGACTAATACCAATAGGTCCAAGTTTATTAATATGAGTCATGATATCCTCACGGAGCTGTTTTTTTACTATAACGGCAGCTTTGTAGCTTACTATTTCACGTAACCAGCTTAAACTAGCTCTAAAAATTACTATTATTATTATGGCAAAAAAATACATCTTCAACTGATCAAAAGACTGTTTTTGTAGATAAGCATCATATGAAATATGGGCTAATAGGTAGAGTTGTCCGATAAGTAGTAAACCACTAACAAAACTAACTATTACAGTTAATTGTATCCATAGTTTTGCTGGTAAAGATATTTCATTTAACCATTTGCGAGCTGATTTCTTATCTTGTTTTGATACTTCTGAGCTTTGCATAAGATTTTAAAAATATTTGTAGTAAAAAAGATATGAGTAATATTATATAGTATTTAAGTTTTATGAACCCTAGAAAGTGTTTATTTTTTTATTGGGTAGAGTGATTGGTTTCGCTACTTACTACGTAAGTTATAGCGACATACTTTTTTCATTGCAAAAAAAGTATGCAAAAATGCTAGCACATGCTATCGCTTAGTTGTACGCCATTGGCAACTACAAAACTCACGGTGCTCAAACAGTTTTAGTTGCTATTTCAATGGCTTAACAACTGCTAAACGCCAATGTGCTTTAAAAAATACAAGTGTAAATGCAAAAGTTTGTAACTTGTTTATTATGTACAGGGGTTTGTACTAATTAGTATACTTTTCATTTTTAAGAATTCCTTTGATTACAAATATCAACTATATTAGTATAGCTATTAGTTATTTAGTTTGTTAACTACATAAAAAAGGAAACAAAATATGAAAAAACTAGTATTGTTAATAACAATATTTATATCTCTAGGATACGCTTTACCAGCACTAGCGGACACTAAGACAATACCTGAAGTCCAAGTATCATCCGATGAGAGTTTTTTAGATAGTTCAAAGCATGTTTTGCAAACTACTGTTAGCGCTACTGGGCATGGTATTATAAATGTTGTTAAGTTCCTTGGTAATGGTATTTACAGCGTCATAAAAGCTATAGGAGATGGAACATATGATATTATGGCTGTTATAGCAAATAATCTTGATGATGGCCAGATAGCAATGGCAGAAAGTTTAGGTAATATGGCAGATGGATCTACAAACTGCGTTAGTAAGCTAACAGCAGATAATGATTGCTAAATAATACTAAAACCTAATTATTTAAAGCGTTATACTAGCCATAGTATCCTTTTATTCTAAACGCGAGAGGTTTTAGGTTTATAATGAAAAATAAATTTAAAAAATTAAGAAATAAACGAATCATTTCTTTTATAGTTTCTGTCGTATTAATTTTAATACTACTTTTTATCCCTAATCTTGAAAGTAAATCCGTTGATCAAGCTAAACATGCTGTTGATAAAGCAGTTAATGACGTTTCTAAAAAGCTCAATGATGTTGCACAAGAGAGTAATAATAAGCTTCAACCTGATAAGTAAGCTTTTTATTTAGTATGTTTATATTTTTATGAAGATAGTAGGGTTAATTTTGAGTTTTGTAACCACTTGATATAATAGATGTATATTCCAATATGTCATAGATAAACTAGAAGCTACTGCTAGGCCGTATACCCCCCAGATTTCTGTAAATATAATTCCTAAAACTATATTTATAAGTAAAGCGATATAAAAAGCTATACAAGTCTTTTTCTCATATCCTGCCATATTTAGAATAGTTGCGACACAACCGGATAATATATTTATAATTTGTCCAACCATCAAGATAGAGAAGATATAATAAGAAACAGTGTATTGCTCTCCATATAATAATGTAATAGGATAACCACACACTAAAAGCCCTGCGATAGCAAAAATTGATAAAAAGAAAATAATTTTTGTGTAAGATGTCACACGTTTTTGAAACTCTATAAGAGAACAGTTTTTATAGTCATCAGCAATTTGTGAGAGGACATTTGAGTTTACAGCGTTTAGCACAAAACTTACCAAAGCACTTAACTGTAATGCCACACCAAACAAAGCTATACTTTTGGTATCTGATATTCCTTTTAATATCAAAATATCTATTTGAGATAGAAGTAAAAGTCCCCACTGCATAAGTGCAAACGATAAGTTACTGCCACTAGGCTTAGAACTTTTAAAGGAGTATTTTTTAAGCTGGCTTAGCCATATTAGAGTTATGTATATAAGCATAATAGCAGCCATACTAGCGACTAAAGTTATAGTACTGTTTAAATACCAAACAATAAAAAAAACAGTTATAAACAACATAATAACACGCAAACCAAGCTGTAGTAGGTTTGCTAAAACTACAATCCTCTTTGCAACAAAAAAAGATTGTAAAATATTAGCTACAAAAAATGGGATTGCAAAAAAAAGTGCAAATATCTCAATATAGTTAACCGAACCTCTAAAGTAACTATAAAAAAATATTAGTAAAAGAGTAGCAAAGATAATTGATATACCTCTTTTAAAATACCAGTTTTGTACTAGAAAGGTTTCTTTATCTCTTTGATAGTCAAATAGATTAGATTTACCCCACGTACGTGCTAGTATTCCACCAGCTCCCATAGTTGCTATTACAGCTAAAATTGTTGCGACTGTTACACCAAATATGTAGTAACCA
Proteins encoded:
- a CDS encoding PRC-barrel domain-containing protein, with amino-acid sequence MGNLTLSASTLIGDKVVNYDGEDLGDVKEIMLNLETGEVAYIVVSFGGFLGIGDKLFAIPLTAFEIDTANKQFKLDKSKEDLEKAPGFDKNNWPKPDSSYWTGDTLAEFYNL
- a CDS encoding SDR family oxidoreductase; translation: MKQSEENIQEEQPGLTSKMKIKPVHIYKGYSSANKLKGKVALITGGDSGIGKAVALHFVKEGAKVAFTYHTREEDDARKTLEELRKIANAKDDILAVEIDVKDSSQCYEFVEKSYEHFGSIDVLVNNAAVQFPQNDFLDISEEQLKETFETNFYHYVYMIKAALKHMQKGASIINTTSVTAYKGRPDLIDYSSTKGAIVALTRSLAKNIIKNGIRVNAVAPGPVWTPLIPSSFSKEKVKNFGESTLLDELAQPADIAPAYVFLANEVESKYFIGQVLHPNGGEIVNG
- a CDS encoding ChaB family protein; this translates as MPYNALSELPKGVQNVLPKHAQEIYKEAFNNAWDEYKDESKRRTDEDRETVSHQVAWTAVKQKYYKDQQTGSWYKK
- a CDS encoding MFS transporter, with translation MKFLKPAKPLPLLDDKKIAIKYPQWRLRMFLVAYIGYFTYYFGRSSFDVSKQYITTLSPDELGLIGAGLGVAYGVSKFLMGNIADRSNAKVFLALGLLISGLLNLIIPSVLSLGVLLMFVIMLVNGWAQGMGWPACARIMTHWFCAHERGTKMGIWNTAHNVGAGFLAIAVVPIGLYLFNNDWHGLFYVAGILCISIAILILIFGADTPQSVGLPAIEVYKGYVNQSSYQEKEFTAKEIFFKYVLNNKWVWLIAIANAFVYCARYGLLPAIPGTIVIGWITDRFFNSRRAPVSVICMILFIAVLFIYWYSDTAWILLLSLSAMGVLIYGPVALIGILALDLVPKKAGGTAAGFTGLFGYFLGTVGAQAVIGIIATYLGWNAVFIFLISSCVLATILLSICWNLSSDNKY
- a CDS encoding RidA family protein, producing the protein MQKNKINTVNAPRAIGAYEQAIVAGNFVYTSGQIGLKPDGNLISECIKEQTTQVMKNLKAILEAAGSCLDKLVKVTIFIKDMNEFSVINEIYSSFLGSNYPARSCVEVSRLPKDVKIEIETIAML
- the dctA gene encoding C4-dicarboxylate transporter DctA; protein product: MKIFRHLYTQVLIGIFIGVILGICAPNIAVTLKPLADVFIRLIKLMITPIIFLTLVSGIAAMKDLKAVGKIGGVALLYFFTATVVALTIGMVVANIFKPGISLNIDPNSLNINSAKAYMGNVEHVEGMKDFLMNIIPNSFVGAFSNGDILQVLFVSILFAAGLILYGDKGQPILEGIQSLSKVFFKMIHIVMHYSPIAAFAAMGYTVGMYGASTLLGLLGLLLCFYITCLLFLLVFLGLILRLYCKISVFKLLNYIKTEIFIVLGTSSSESVLPNLMEKLEQVGCDKAIVSLVVPTGYSFNLDGTAIYLSLAAIFIAQALGVDLTLQQQIFMLVIMIISSKGAAGVTGSGFIILATTLSALGVVPVAGIVIILGIDRFMSEGRSITNMIGNAVGTIIISNWQGKLDVNQARLVLKARL
- the cydC gene encoding heme ABC transporter ATP-binding protein/permease CydC, with amino-acid sequence MRDLIPFIKLFKNQSKWMLLGTLLAWSAILMGVGLMSLSGWFISYTGYLATTAYAIATSFNYFYPSAGVRTFSLGRIVSRYGERILTHEATFKIITDIRVWFYQKLEPLAPSHLYKYKSGDLLTRLVNDIAALDNLYIRILSPTVVFVLATLVIAVLFSFFSFTLAIFTTLALLFTGFVIPLFNSVLAFKKSLSLNNKSGELKIDIVEHINSLTELKIFDLGNKHFEKIKQHNLELLQQEAKLSIISGFGSALMTLALGLIIVMVTIFAVKLTNEGSINGAFIALIFLAIMAMFEAIMPLPLAYQYLGKTLSAARRILNITNSKPDINYLGEYKPISNYNIKFDQVSFGYIDNQLVFNNFSLEVKTGEKIALLAPTGSGKSTLINLLARFWDVKQGGISVGGTNIREFSENQLRNLMTIINQSPHIFNTTIRENLLLAKDNATDDELYQALEDVLLADYVKSLPKGLDTWTGELGKHLSGGQQKRLALARAFLQDKPILILDEPTEGLDKETERVVFNNLCKLMENKTVIFITHNIKLLETFDKVVKL
- the cydD gene encoding heme ABC transporter permease/ATP-binding protein CydD; translation: MQSSEVSKQDKKSARKWLNEISLPAKLWIQLTVIVSFVSGLLLIGQLYLLAHISYDAYLQKQSFDQLKMYFFAIIIIVIFRASLSWLREIVSYKAAVIVKKQLREDIMTHINKLGPIGISQTSNANIISSAMEQVEGLTGFLTKFLPQVTLSGLLPLAILAFVFPQSFVAGIILLICAPLIPLFMIIVGLGAESESQKHFKSLTRMSLTFLDTLKGLTTLKLFNKSKSQSDKIFQASDNYRIRTMKVLKIAFLSSAVLELFAAASIALVAIYLGMGFINAGAGNNIWWSLHNLNLQGALFILLLAPEFFMPLRELSTHYHAKAEAVGAAIEIAKIFDMQPHSQTKDIELVDTIKTIDIQNLTVKYGDRIAINNVSLEIQNKQKIAIVGASGAGKTTLINTILGFIGYQGNIIINDSIELKKIQEKSWLRNISWLGQNASLFKGSIKDNLILANNIASDKGLAKIIEQASLSNFIQSLPNKLDTQIGEQNFGISGGQAQRLALARAYLKPHNLLILDEPTASLDKETETKVIESLKSNWQDKTVIMLTHKLSFLECVDLIYVLDNGKLVQQGSFKELIEKESGEFYNFYKNEVTV
- a CDS encoding lipopolysaccharide biosynthesis protein; this encodes MLKRIFSNHILSKSLLTMFVQALGQGCAFITAILLARHLDINEYGYYIFGVTVATILAVIATMGAGGILARTWGKSNLFDYQRDKETFLVQNWYFKRGISIIFATLLLIFFYSYFRGSVNYIEIFALFFAIPFFVANILQSFFVAKRIVVLANLLQLGLRVIMLFITVFFIVWYLNSTITLVASMAAIMLIYITLIWLSQLKKYSFKSSKPSGSNLSFALMQWGLLLLSQIDILILKGISDTKSIALFGVALQLSALVSFVLNAVNSNVLSQIADDYKNCSLIEFQKRVTSYTKIIFFLSIFAIAGLLVCGYPITLLYGEQYTVSYYIFSILMVGQIINILSGCVATILNMAGYEKKTCIAFYIALLINIVLGIIFTEIWGVYGLAVASSLSMTYWNIHLLYQVVTKLKINPTIFIKI